The following proteins are co-located in the Silene latifolia isolate original U9 population chromosome 1, ASM4854445v1, whole genome shotgun sequence genome:
- the LOC141655176 gene encoding uncharacterized protein LOC141655176, translating into MPFRYLGVPIQPTKLTKKECNILAEKMVNRIRSLGAKILSYAGRHTLINSVLNTLYSYWANIFILPKSIIRRIEAICRNYLWDGSVEYHRVPLVGWDTVTLPKIEGGLGIKKVELWNIAIVAKLVNWIYLKGDRLWIRWINQIYIKQNDWHSYSPPAYATWTWKSICKTKELMKNAYTDGHWQPDVKGYNVRSGYDWLRVHQNKPWWYNTIWNNWNVPKHAFISWLTMHNGMNTREKLHRFGDCSTDACCICENAKEIMSHLLFECEYSKVVVSLVHGWCGACISMSSAMAGGYGNAGGKLEQRVYAIILNACIYHIWEQRNSARINGSILVPSLVVQRIKEVVRQRIKFKCTAKMNRSDEVWLEKLGIRL; encoded by the coding sequence ATGCCATTCAGGTATCTGGGTGTCCCCATACAACCTACAAAGCTCACTAAGAAGGAGTGTAACATACTTGCAGAGAAGATGGTTAACAGGATAAGGAGTCTTGGTGCTAAAATACTCTCTTATGCTGGAAGGCACACACTGATCAACTCTGTCCTCAACACTCTTTATTCCTACTGGGCTAACATTTTTATTCTTCCTAAAAGTATCATCAGAAGAATTGAGGCCATATGTAGGAATTACTTATGGGATGGAAGTGTTGAGTATCACAGGGTACCGCTGGTAGGGTGGGATACTGTCACTTTACCAAAGATTGAAGGTGGACTTGGCATCAAGAAAGTTGAACTCTGGAATATTGCTATTGTTGCTAAGCTGGTGAACTGGATCTACTTGAAGGGTGACAGGTTGTGGATACGCTGGATCAATCAGATTTACATAAAGCAGAATGACTGGCATTCATACAGTCCTCCTGCATATGCTACTTGGACTTGGAAGAGCATCTGCAAGACTAAGGAACTGATGAAGAATGCCTATACTGATGGACATTGGCAACCTGATGTGAAAGGATATAATGTTAGAAGTGGATATGATTGGTTGAGAGTGCATCAAAACAAACCTTGGTGGTACAACACAATCTGGAATAACTGGAATGTCCCTAAACATGCTTTTATCTCTTGGCTAACCATGCATAATGGGATGAACACTAGGGAGAAATTACACAGGTTTGGTGACTGCAGCACTGATGCTTGCTGTATTTGTGAGAATGCAAAGGAAATAATGTCACACCTCCTCTTTGAATGTGAATATAGCAAAGTTGTTGTATCTCTCGTTCATGGTTGGTGTGGTGCTTGCATTTCGATGTCTAGTGCCATGGCTGGTGGCTATGGCAATGCTGGTGGCAAACTGGAACAACGGGTCTATGCTATTATCCTCAATGCTTGTATTTATCATATCTGGGAGCAGAGGAACTCAGCTAGAATTAATGGCAGTATTCTAGTTCCATCGTTGGTGGTTCAGAGAATCAAAGAAGTGGTTAGGCAAAGAATCAAGTTCAAATGCACAGCTAAAATGAATAGAAGTGATGAAGTCTGGTTAGAGAAGTTGGGTATTAGATTGTAA